CGGTGCCGAACCCCAGGGCGTTGAAGCCCGCGAGCTGGATCGCCTGGACGCAGCCGAGCCGCATCGGCGGGTCGTCCTCGATCACGATGACGGTGAGCTTGTCGTTCATGACGCAGCCTTGGACGGAGGTTGAGGCAGGACGAGGATGAAGCGCGCGCCACCTTCGCGCCGGTTCTCGGCGTTGAGATCGCCGCCGAAATCGCGGGCGATGCCGCGCGAGATGGTGAGGCCGAGACCGAGGCCCCGGCCGGCCGGCTTGGTCGTATAGAAGGGCGTGAACAATTGCCGCGCGACCTCGGGGCTGAGGCCGCTGCCGCTGTCGCCGATCTCGATGGCGACGAGACCGTCCTCGCGCCGCCGCGCGGCGATCTCCAGATGCCGGGCCTGGGCGCCGCCCATGGCGTCGATTGCATTGGCGATCAGGTTGATCAGGATCTGCTCCAGCCGATTGCGGTTGCACCAGACCAGCGGCGCCGCCGCATCCACCCGGTTGGCGACCTGGATCGCACCGGCGCGCAGGCGCTGGTCGAGCAGGAAGAGCGCGCTGGTCACCGCCAGCGTCACATCGACGGGTTCCGGCAAGGTCGACGACTTGCGCGCGAAGGACTTGAGCGGCTGGATGATGCCGCCCATCCGCTCGACCAGGCCGTCGATGATGGCGAGGTTGTCCTGGGCCCCGGCAAGATTGCCCCGGCGCATGAACTCGCCGGCATTGCCGGCGAGCGTCTGGATCGCGCCGAGGGGCTGCGCCAGCTCGTGGGTGATGCCGGTGGCGAGCTCGCCGAACACGGCGAGCTTGGCGGCCTGCACGAGGTCATCCTGGGCGGCCCGCAGCGTCGCTTCGGCCTGCACCCTTTCGGCCATCTCGCGCCGCAGCCCGTCATTGGCCTCGGTGAGCGCGGCGGTGCGTCTGGCGACCATGGTCTCGAGCTCGGCATTGGTGCGCTCCAGCGCCTCCCGCGCCTCGCGGCGCTGCCGGGCGATGCGGCGCCACTGCCAGAGATAGGCCGCGAGCAGCAGAAGAAAGCCGGCGAGCAGCGCCGAGAGGGCCGCCGCGACATCGGCCTGCCAGCGCAACTGTCCCGTCGGCGACAGGACCAGAAGCCGCCAGTCCATGCCGTCGAGCGCGCGCATCTGGGCGATCATCGGCTCGCCCGCCTCGCGCGCGGTGGTCTCGACCAGCGCATTGCCGCCGGCCGGCTCCGCCGCACTCGGCAGGGCGAGGTCGAACGGCATCCGCTCGATGCGGTGCTCGCCATACATGCCGGTCAGTTCGAGGTCGACGCGCTGGTCGACGCTGAGCGGCTTCAGCGTCCGGTACAGCCAGTCCGGATTGGAGGCGAGGATGACGACGTCGTTGCGGTCGGCGATCAGCGCAGGCTTGCCGAGCAGGGCGAAGGCCTCGCGGATGGCGGCAAGGCTCGTCTTGGTGACGGCGACCCCGATCACCTTCTCGCGGTCCCGCACCGGATAGGCGACGAAGAAGCCCGGTTCCTCGGGCGCTGCGCCGAGGGCGAAATGGCGGCCGACGAAGCCGGACAGGGCGTCCTGGTAGTAGGGCCTGTAGGCGACGTCGGCGCCGAGCCGGCTGTCGTCGGACCTGACGTCGTTGCTGGAGCCGACCACCAGCCCCCGGACATTGGCGATGAACACGGCGTCGCTGCCGAGATGGGCGTTGAGCCGGTGCAGGTAGCGGTTGACGGTCAGGACCTTGTCCGGCGGCCCCTGGTCGCGCAGCAGCTCGACCACGTCGCGGTTGAGCTCGATCGTGCCGGCGATGCGGTCCCAGCGGTTGATCATCAGCACCGCGTTGGAGGCGAAGAGATCGAGCCGGTGGGCACTGTCCGCGACCAGGAAGGTCATGGCCCTGGCATAGCCGAGCCGATGGCCGGCAAGGCCGGCGGCGGCGACCAGCACGGCGGCGAGCCCCAGGGCTGCGGCCCACCAGATCCGCGCGCGGTTCAGGAAGATGGTCGGCATGGCTCGCGACCCGGACATGCGCTCATACCAGCACAAAGCCGCGGGGTTTGGCCAAGCTCTTGCGTCGCGATGGCACGGTCCGGTCGTCAGGCCCCCTCGTTCGCGCTCGCGCCATGCCGCGGCGGCGGCGGCCGCGCCGGACGAACCGCTCGGCCGATGCCCCCTGGACAGGTGACCAGAGCGCCAGTCAGCAGACCATTGCATCCCGGCTACTTTCGCAAGTGCTTTCTGAGGAACCCCAGGGATCGGCCGAAGGCGGGGCGCGGCGCCCGGTCGCCGGAAAAAAAGCGCGGCGAGGCCGCGAGGGCCTCGCCGCCGGAGGTTCAGTCCGGCCGGGCGCTGAGCGTCCCGAAGATCGATTCGAGCTGTGCGCTCATCGGCAGCCGCAGGCGCTCGCCGCCGGGCAGGCGGTGCATGAACCAGCGGTTATAGGTGTGCTCCAGCTCGCGCGATTCCGCGATGGTGCGGAACATCCGGTCGACCAGACCGGCCATGGCCGGATCGCCGCGCCGGAACATGATGCCGTAGGGGTCGTAGGACAGGAAGTCGCCGACCACCATCACCTTGTCGTCGGCCTGGGCACGCGCGACCTGGCCGTAGAGCAGGATGTCGTCGCCGGCATAGGCATCGGCCTTGCCCTCCATGAACATGGCGAAGGACTGGTCGTGGTCGGGCGTGGCGACGATGTTCGCGCCGATGTTGAAGCGCGTCGAGACGTCCCGCAGCGCCTTTTCGTTGGTGGTTCCGGCGGTGACCACGACGGTCTTGCCGCGCAGGTCGCGGAACGAGCGGATGCCGGCGTCCCGGCGCACCATCAGCTTGGTGCCGGCGACGAAGATGACCGGCGAGAAGCTGGCGGTCGCCTGGCGCTCGACATTCTGCGTGGTGGAGCCGCATTCGAGATCGATCTGGCCCGATGTCAGGGCTTCGAAACGCGATGCCGAGGTCACCGGCACCCATTTCAGCTGCAGCTCGCGGCCGATCTCGTCGCTCATGGTCTCGACGATCAGCCGGCAGAGGTCGATCGAATAGCCGATCGGCTCGCGCCTGGCGTCGAGATAGGAGAAGGGAAATGACGCCTCACGGTAGCCGATCGTCACCACCCCCGTGTCGCGCGCCTTCTTCAGCGTGCCCGCAAGCGCGTTGGGATTGCCCGGCGCATTGGGATTGGTCTGGGCGCCAGCCGCCGCGGCGCCGATCAGGCAGCCGACCAGGGCTGCCAAGCCGATCCACAGTCGTCGCATGGTCTCGTTCCTTTCGAGGCGGCCATTGCCGGCCGC
This portion of the bacterium YEK0313 genome encodes:
- the dctB_2 gene encoding C4-dicarboxylate transport sensor protein DctB → MPTIFLNRARIWWAAALGLAAVLVAAAGLAGHRLGYARAMTFLVADSAHRLDLFASNAVLMINRWDRIAGTIELNRDVVELLRDQGPPDKVLTVNRYLHRLNAHLGSDAVFIANVRGLVVGSSNDVRSDDSRLGADVAYRPYYQDALSGFVGRHFALGAAPEEPGFFVAYPVRDREKVIGVAVTKTSLAAIREAFALLGKPALIADRNDVVILASNPDWLYRTLKPLSVDQRVDLELTGMYGEHRIERMPFDLALPSAAEPAGGNALVETTAREAGEPMIAQMRALDGMDWRLLVLSPTGQLRWQADVAAALSALLAGFLLLLAAYLWQWRRIARQRREAREALERTNAELETMVARRTAALTEANDGLRREMAERVQAEATLRAAQDDLVQAAKLAVFGELATGITHELAQPLGAIQTLAGNAGEFMRRGNLAGAQDNLAIIDGLVERMGGIIQPLKSFARKSSTLPEPVDVTLAVTSALFLLDQRLRAGAIQVANRVDAAAPLVWCNRNRLEQILINLIANAIDAMGGAQARHLEIAARRREDGLVAIEIGDSGSGLSPEVARQLFTPFYTTKPAGRGLGLGLTISRGIARDFGGDLNAENRREGGARFILVLPQPPSKAAS
- the gltI_2 gene encoding Glutamate/aspartate periplasmic-binding protein precursor; amino-acid sequence: MRRLWIGLAALVGCLIGAAAAGAQTNPNAPGNPNALAGTLKKARDTGVVTIGYREASFPFSYLDARREPIGYSIDLCRLIVETMSDEIGRELQLKWVPVTSASRFEALTSGQIDLECGSTTQNVERQATASFSPVIFVAGTKLMVRRDAGIRSFRDLRGKTVVVTAGTTNEKALRDVSTRFNIGANIVATPDHDQSFAMFMEGKADAYAGDDILLYGQVARAQADDKVMVVGDFLSYDPYGIMFRRGDPAMAGLVDRMFRTIAESRELEHTYNRWFMHRLPGGERLRLPMSAQLESIFGTLSARPD